A window of the Candidatus Manganitrophaceae bacterium genome harbors these coding sequences:
- a CDS encoding VWA domain-containing protein, whose product MNADSTCHSIQKLLEATLDSDDIEEITDPLGEIPAGDLATAFHIGLILSDFSIKAAAEYFRVLPEVLKSLSPDELGGWVAMGIPIAKKSSGAGIRFFKEGPRVFSQIPSRAMRERFIRQGNTLAQKDYNLAVEYYRQAPPLLSNSALSDVAFSAWAMQGLSLGENDYTLAVEYYRITPTLLRHLPMRLIPKWIAVGLNLAQGNLLQTLLFMRNSPEIFSKIPSSSEQAQVLELTHEVAEQSLDLAGQLFKDALEVLPPFRILHLESILLEKAIEIARFNGELAATLFLSGPRILKEMGPVSHKFSEWVETGIALLKTNPDAAQGFFSLKSKSALHAIDQLKGGVSLSRISRTLKIYAEALSGQRVSIAATTRLEEDGAKREADLPTTDGKTIYLPAHVGHFPTDALNFEWYKVATAYQAGYLEYGTFFPQMNETADLIASLQEKYQRRGGFSSLSSFFSLFPEPALIKKLFEISEGSRIEFKLKQEYPGLKKAIIRMREADLEQRPSLMGLTPRGMVLEFLLQISLAGKTKEPIPPPLQKILFEACRILGAVQTPEATVATSMKAATAVFDHLEEGEGVQEMPTGPMETFEEEGRRAKGEGEESGEIRPSTRGAIEPERVEETRKVLKKYSDALLEKLKEAGVDVSSESAESALSISVDQGEVSIQALRQGKAEEDLDRIADRLGADQPGKGGDPKKKTFLYDEWNCEVEDYRPGWCRVIENRVSPANATLVDAIVAEYGGMIHAVRTAFLYLRPEGLKRVKKEREGDALDLDALMESRIDARSGRTPSDRIYVARYKKERSVAVAVLVDMSGSTQQQLPQVNKSILQIEKEALIILARAIDAVGDRFALYGFSGKGKDTVDFNILKDFEESYNRDIDCRIGGIQPAIQNRDGAAIRHATIKLAAQPVKIKILVLISDGKPLDDDYRGSYAMADTRVALREAKRQGIHPYCITVDRDGDEYLKGMYGDVAYMVIDHVEKLPARLPYIYKRLTT is encoded by the coding sequence ATGAATGCGGACTCTACATGTCACTCTATTCAAAAGCTCCTCGAAGCGACACTCGATTCGGATGATATCGAGGAAATAACAGACCCCCTTGGGGAGATTCCGGCCGGGGACCTCGCCACGGCCTTTCATATCGGCCTGATTCTTTCAGACTTTTCGATAAAGGCTGCAGCGGAATATTTCCGCGTCCTCCCCGAAGTTCTGAAGTCGCTCTCTCCCGATGAATTGGGGGGATGGGTGGCGATGGGCATCCCGATCGCTAAAAAGTCATCCGGGGCGGGAATACGATTTTTCAAGGAAGGTCCCCGCGTTTTTTCTCAGATCCCGTCCAGGGCAATGCGTGAACGATTTATCCGGCAGGGAAACACCCTGGCCCAGAAAGACTACAATCTCGCCGTCGAATATTACCGGCAGGCCCCGCCACTGTTGAGCAATTCGGCCTTGAGCGATGTGGCCTTCTCCGCCTGGGCCATGCAGGGCCTTTCTCTGGGAGAAAATGATTATACCCTCGCGGTAGAATATTACCGGATTACCCCTACGCTTCTGCGGCATCTCCCGATGAGGTTGATCCCGAAGTGGATTGCGGTCGGTCTGAATCTCGCGCAAGGGAACCTCCTTCAGACTCTCCTTTTCATGAGAAACAGCCCGGAGATCTTCTCGAAGATTCCATCTTCATCCGAACAAGCCCAGGTTCTTGAACTGACCCACGAGGTGGCAGAGCAGTCCCTGGACCTCGCGGGACAGCTCTTCAAGGACGCGCTGGAGGTCCTCCCTCCATTCAGGATCCTTCATCTGGAGTCCATCCTGCTTGAGAAGGCCATCGAAATCGCCCGCTTTAACGGTGAACTGGCCGCGACTCTCTTTTTAAGCGGCCCCAGAATCCTCAAAGAGATGGGACCCGTCTCTCATAAGTTTTCCGAATGGGTCGAGACCGGTATCGCCCTCTTAAAGACAAATCCGGATGCGGCACAGGGCTTTTTCTCACTCAAATCAAAATCAGCCCTTCATGCCATCGATCAGTTAAAGGGGGGCGTCTCCCTGTCGCGCATTTCACGGACCCTTAAGATATATGCCGAAGCCCTTTCAGGGCAGCGTGTCTCCATCGCAGCAACAACCCGCCTTGAAGAGGATGGGGCCAAGAGAGAGGCCGACCTTCCAACAACAGACGGGAAGACGATCTACCTTCCGGCCCATGTCGGCCACTTCCCGACAGATGCCCTCAACTTTGAGTGGTACAAGGTGGCCACAGCCTATCAGGCCGGATATCTTGAGTATGGCACCTTCTTCCCTCAGATGAACGAAACAGCCGATCTGATCGCTTCTCTTCAGGAAAAGTATCAACGGCGGGGCGGTTTCTCCAGCCTGAGTTCCTTTTTCTCTCTCTTTCCTGAACCCGCGTTGATTAAAAAGCTCTTTGAAATTTCTGAGGGAAGCCGCATTGAATTCAAGCTCAAGCAGGAATATCCCGGCCTGAAGAAGGCCATCATTCGAATGCGTGAGGCCGATCTGGAGCAACGGCCATCCTTGATGGGCCTGACCCCGCGGGGGATGGTTCTGGAATTTCTCCTTCAAATTTCCCTTGCCGGAAAAACCAAAGAACCAATCCCCCCTCCCCTTCAAAAGATTCTCTTCGAGGCCTGCCGCATCCTCGGTGCGGTCCAGACACCCGAGGCGACCGTGGCCACATCAATGAAGGCGGCGACAGCAGTTTTCGATCACCTGGAAGAGGGAGAAGGGGTTCAGGAAATGCCGACGGGACCCATGGAGACCTTCGAAGAAGAGGGAAGACGTGCAAAAGGGGAAGGTGAAGAAAGTGGGGAGATCCGCCCTTCCACACGCGGCGCAATCGAACCGGAAAGGGTCGAAGAGACACGGAAGGTTCTGAAAAAATACAGCGATGCGCTCCTGGAAAAGTTAAAGGAAGCCGGGGTCGATGTCTCTTCCGAGTCGGCTGAATCCGCCCTCTCTATTTCGGTCGATCAGGGAGAGGTCAGCATTCAGGCGCTCCGCCAGGGCAAGGCCGAGGAGGATCTGGACCGAATCGCCGACAGACTCGGGGCCGATCAACCTGGCAAAGGCGGGGACCCAAAGAAAAAGACCTTTTTATATGATGAGTGGAATTGTGAAGTGGAGGACTACCGGCCCGGCTGGTGCCGCGTCATTGAAAACCGGGTCTCCCCGGCGAATGCTACGCTGGTCGATGCCATCGTGGCCGAATATGGCGGAATGATTCATGCGGTCCGAACTGCCTTTCTCTACCTCAGACCGGAGGGACTCAAACGGGTCAAGAAAGAACGGGAGGGAGATGCCCTTGATCTTGACGCCCTCATGGAAAGCCGCATCGACGCGAGATCGGGCCGAACCCCATCGGATCGGATCTACGTTGCCCGGTATAAGAAGGAGCGGAGCGTCGCGGTCGCAGTCCTCGTTGATATGAGCGGCTCGACACAGCAACAGCTTCCCCAAGTCAATAAGAGTATCCTGCAAATCGAGAAGGAGGCCCTCATTATTCTTGCCCGGGCCATCGATGCCGTCGGGGACCGGTTTGCCCTCTACGGTTTTTCCGGGAAAGGGAAGGATACCGTTGATTTCAACATATTAAAAGACTTTGAAGAAAGCTACAATCGCGACATAGACTGCCGAATCGGCGGGATACAACCGGCCATACAAAACCGGGATGGCGCGGCCATCCGGCACGCGACTATCAAACTGGCAGCACAACCGGTGAAGATCAAAATACTGGTCCTGATCAGTGACGGAAAACCGCTCGACGACGACTATCGCGGCTCCTACGCCATGGCCGACACGCGGGTGGCCCTTCGTGAGGCAAAGCGGCAGGGAATTCATCCCTACTGTATCACGGTGGATCGGGACGGAGATGAATATCTAAAAGGGATGTATGGAGACGTTGCCTACATGGTGATCGACCATGTAGAGAAACTTCCAGCCAGGTTGCCCTACATCTATAAACGACTCACAACATAA
- a CDS encoding CbbQ/NirQ/NorQ/GpvN family protein — protein sequence MAPFFLKKEPYYQPIGEEVCLFKAAYDSKRPVLLKGPTGCGKSRFVSHMAYHLKRPLITVACHEDLTASDLVGRYLLQGDETVWSDGPLALAVKYGAICYLDEIVEARKDTTVVIHPLTDDRRILPIEKKGEVLSASDDFMIVISYNPGYQSVLKNLKQSTRQRFIALEFQYPTRSVETEIVSHESGVSHEIAGRLVSIGEKLRNLRDHGLEEGVSTRLLIYAGQLMERGIPPHLACEAAIADPMTDDRDMRRSLVEIIQSFFE from the coding sequence ATGGCACCCTTTTTTTTGAAAAAGGAGCCTTATTATCAACCTATTGGTGAGGAGGTTTGCCTCTTTAAGGCGGCATATGATTCGAAACGACCTGTCCTCCTGAAGGGACCGACCGGATGCGGAAAAAGCCGCTTTGTCTCCCATATGGCCTATCATCTCAAACGCCCCCTCATTACCGTCGCCTGTCACGAGGATCTGACGGCATCCGACCTTGTCGGCCGCTATCTCCTCCAAGGGGATGAAACGGTCTGGAGCGACGGCCCTCTTGCGCTGGCCGTGAAATACGGGGCTATCTGCTATCTTGATGAGATTGTCGAGGCGCGAAAAGATACAACGGTGGTGATCCACCCTCTCACAGATGACCGGCGCATCCTTCCCATCGAAAAGAAGGGAGAAGTCCTCTCCGCTTCTGATGATTTTATGATTGTCATCTCCTATAATCCCGGTTATCAGAGTGTCTTGAAAAACCTCAAGCAAAGTACGCGTCAACGCTTCATCGCCCTGGAGTTTCAATATCCCACCCGGTCCGTGGAGACAGAAATTGTTTCACATGAGTCCGGCGTCTCTCACGAGATTGCCGGGAGACTGGTCTCTATCGGGGAAAAGCTCCGGAACCTCCGCGATCACGGCCTTGAAGAAGGGGTCAGTACCCGTCTCCTGATCTATGCGGGTCAGTTGATGGAGCGCGGAATTCCACCCCATCTCGCCTGCGAGGCGGCGATTGCCGACCCCATGACCGACGACCGGGATATGCGGCGCAGCCTGGTTGAGATTATACAGAGTTTCTTTGAATGA
- a CDS encoding tetratricopeptide repeat protein: MEDFEQIYEKASVAFDQGKILEAEKLYFLLLEGHPKGYADIYNKLGIIACQKENPKNAVKYFEKALEINPRYTEASLNLAISLNDLGEYDAASKTFSKAAEVVRAESESIDPYLYGKLANEHAKLGDLYSEIGLQDEALAQYRKALSMRPNFTDVLTKFGIALREKGLFDEAIEQFNKAKQVNPKYTSSMVHLGITYYMKGFIDLALKEWEEVQKINPALKEVQSYLSLAKKEVINDGE; the protein is encoded by the coding sequence ATGGAAGATTTTGAACAGATCTACGAAAAGGCCTCAGTTGCCTTTGATCAGGGAAAAATCCTAGAAGCGGAGAAGCTTTACTTTCTCCTCCTGGAGGGGCACCCGAAGGGTTATGCCGATATCTATAATAAGCTGGGCATCATCGCCTGTCAGAAAGAAAATCCGAAAAATGCGGTTAAATATTTTGAAAAGGCCCTTGAAATAAACCCACGATATACGGAGGCGTCTTTAAACCTGGCAATTAGCCTCAATGACCTTGGAGAATACGATGCCGCCAGCAAGACTTTTTCTAAAGCGGCAGAGGTTGTTCGAGCCGAAAGTGAGTCCATCGACCCCTATCTTTACGGGAAGCTTGCCAATGAGCATGCGAAACTGGGCGATCTCTATTCCGAAATCGGCTTGCAGGACGAGGCCCTGGCCCAATACCGCAAGGCCCTCTCGATGCGTCCTAATTTTACAGATGTGCTGACCAAATTTGGAATTGCCCTCCGTGAGAAAGGTTTATTTGACGAGGCGATCGAACAGTTTAACAAAGCAAAACAGGTCAATCCGAAGTATACGTCCTCAATGGTTCACCTCGGAATTACCTATTATATGAAGGGTTTTATTGACCTCGCCCTCAAAGAATGGGAAGAGGTACAGAAAATAAATCCCGCACTCAAGGAGGTCCAGTCCTATCTTTCACTTGCTAAAAAAGAAGTCATTAATGACGGTGAGTAG